One stretch of Nicotiana tabacum cultivar K326 chromosome 18, ASM71507v2, whole genome shotgun sequence DNA includes these proteins:
- the LOC107796128 gene encoding protein RADIALIS-like 5, translating into MGSWTTKQNKRFEEALALYDRDTPDRWHNIARSVGGKSAEEVRRHYELLLKDIMQIENDQVPLPKYKPAQTNVRAYANEQRLLKNLKLQ; encoded by the exons ATGGGTTCATGGACAACAAAGCAAAACAAGAGATTTGAGGAGGCGTTGGCATTATATGACAGGGATACTCCGGATCGCTGGCATAACATTGCGAGGAGTGTAGGAGGGAAATCAGCAGAGGAAGTGAGGAGACACTATGAGCTGCTTCTCAAGGATATTATGCAAATAGAAAATGACCAAGTACCTTTGCCCAAATACAAGCCTGCTCAAACCAATGTCAGAGCTTATGCTAATGAACAGAG GCTTCTCAAGAATCTAAAGCTACAGTGA